One window of Papaver somniferum cultivar HN1 chromosome 9, ASM357369v1, whole genome shotgun sequence genomic DNA carries:
- the LOC113311978 gene encoding uncharacterized protein LOC113311978 → MMISSKKLNSDNYEQDGQVVVNTALMNIDVNSTRSYLSSQDRAPLAHTLTDAQWEAIVNIFNSSNKKSSKENLSSKWILDTGASRHMTGSKEFLCKTYKISFSSVKLPNGTYTIAPCEGTAVFGDNMRLYRVLYVPDLHCNLISLACLIKDLKCIVTLTDKLCVIQDRTTRTMIGVGEERDGVYIFHSGAQIMANRVTTGEDYNLWHMRLGHPSNKIVSLLPGMNKVDCQKFLNEPCDTCFKAKQTRVIFPISENKAVDIFSLVHCDVWVFFESKFPYGVESLDDNNEGFHNDLDTRLEISSGQLELLVSDSTANPGVVQGVSGGAPAARMQGLSGSDNTGLVAGVQDMSSGVSRCRGPVVVEDSDRISIGIQNVTGVPNSTGVKRGDSQMVSKSQNVTSDFFENSETFVSSGVGVQNVGTTNISENSKIYVPFVSSGKVGKGDISKCGPLIQVSEHSNSSGVIVQTVSGRDSPDNTRLPGSISSEGLSTLLPATESHIPISDISDATVRRSARSRISNTRLKDYVCSIVEVIDPSSSTPHSSTSSGTPYPITNYISCANFSANHIHFLAAITTLKEPTSYAEVVRIPFWRVAMSKEISALDKNGTLSVTDLPPGKKAIGCKWV, encoded by the exons ATGATGATTTCTTCGAAGAAATTGAATAGCGATAATTATGAACAAGATGGACAAGTTGTTGTTAATACGGCACTTATGAATATTGATGTGAATTCAACTAGAAGTTATCTTTCATCACAAGATCGAGCACCACTTGCTCATACTCTCACCGATGCACAATGGGAAGCTATTGTgaatatttttaattcttcgaatAAGAAGAGTTCGAAGGAAAATCTTTCTAGTAAATGGATACTTGATACAGGGGCTTCAAGGCATATGACAGGAAGTAAAGAGTTTTTGTGTAAAACATATAAAATAAGTTTTTCTTCCGTAAAACTTCCAAACGGCACATACACAATTGCTCCATGTGAAGGCACTGCGGTGTTTGGAGACAATATGAGATTATATCGTGTTTTATACGTTCCTGATCTTCATTGTAACTTGATTTCATTAGCATGTTTAATTAAAGATCTGAAATGTATTGTCACTTTGACTGATAAGTTGTGTGTGATACAAGACCGCACTACGAGGACGATGATTGGTGTGGGAGAGGAACGAGATGGGGTCTATATCTTCCATAGTGGAGCACAGATTATGGCAAATCGAGTTACTACTGGTGAAGATTATAACTTATGGCATATGCGTCTTGGTCATCCTTCTAATAAGATTGTTTCTCTACTTCCTGGTATGAATAAAGTTGATTGTCAGAAGTTTCTCAATGAACCATGTGATACTTGTTTTAAAGCTAAACAAACTCGTGTTATTTTTCCTATTAGTGAGAATAAAGCTGTTGACATCTTCAGTTTAGTTCATTGTGATGTATGGG TTTTCTTTGAAAGCAAATTTCCTTACGGTGTTGAATCGCTAGATGATAATAATGAAGGGTTCCATAATGATTTGGATACAAGGTTGGAGATCTCATCAGGACAGTTAGAATTATTGGTATCTGACAGTACTGCTAATCCGGGTGTTGTACAGGGGGTGTCTGGTGGTGCTCCAGCCGCAAGAATGCAAGGTTTGTCAGGAAGTGACAATACTGGTCTAGTAGCAGGCGTACAGGACATGTCATCGGGTGTTAGCAGGTGTAGAGGACCTGTTGTTGTAGAGGACAGTGATAGAATTTCTATCGGCATACAGAATGTGACAGGCGTTCCAAACTCAACAGGCGTGAAAAGAGGGGATTCACAAATGGTGAGCAAGTCACAAAATGTGACAAGCGATTTTTTTGAAAATTCAGAGACTTTTGTCTCATCTGGAGTGGGTGTTCAAAATGTGGGGACAACTAACATTTCTGAAAATTCAAAGATTTATGTCCCTTTTGTCTCATCTGGG AAAGTGGGGAAAGGTGACATTTCAAAATGTGGTCCATTAATTCAAGTTTCTGAACATAGTAATTCATCTGGGGTTATTGTACAGACGGTGTCAGGTCGTGACTCGCCCGATAATACTCGGTTACCTGGCAGCATTTCTTCAGAAGGGTTATCAACTTTATTACCAGCTACAGAAAGCCATATACCTATCAGTGACATCTCTGATGCGACTGTGAGACGTAGTGCTCGGTCACGGATTTCTAATACTCGATTAAAAGATTATGTATGTAGTATTGTTGAAGTAATAGACCCCAGCTCCTCCACTCCTCACTCGTCAAcatcctcaggtacgccttatccCATAACTAATTATATATCTTGTGCAAATTTTTCTGCTAATCATATTCATTTTTTGGCGGCGATTACTACTCTTAAAGAACCTACGAGTTATGCTGAAGTTGTTCGTATTCCCTTTTGGCGTGTAGCTATGTCTAAGGAGATTAGTGCTCTTGATAAGAATGGCACGTTATCTGTTACGGATCTTCCCCCAGGGAAGAAGgctattggttgtaaatgggtttaa
- the LOC113308317 gene encoding pre-rRNA-processing protein TSR1 homolog, producing MEMTEADECQRRSIISPFENQAAESFEGEDNQNSGSDCFHVEDQEVYSDEDTDADTVLEEDEDVTKEMIRDEIRKINDAHIEDEEYPDEVDTPLDVLAKVRFCKYQGLKSLRTSVWKDKIPLPPEYARIFSFHNYKATQKYVLEKTMDIGQCECVPVGSYARVHVPVDVALRLCSLVKSMPVVASGLLEHESKMSVLHLWHKEHKSYQFPIKGKESLVFHVGFRQFAARPIFSADSINSNQHKMEKFLHEGRFAIASVYAPISFPPSPLIALKMGNGEVGYPAVAASGSLKSIDPEKIILKKIILTGYPRRVSKLKATVRYMFHDPRDVSHFKPVEIWTKNGVRGNIKESVGTHGTMKCTFNHSFQQQDTVCMSLFKRVYPKWPEHRFPILLDARVT from the exons ATGGAAATGACTGAAGCAGATGAGTGTCAGAGACGAAGCATAATTAGCCCCTTCGAGAATCAG GCTGCCGAGTCTTTTGAGGGTGAAGATAACCAAAATTCAGGGAGTGATTGCTTCCACGTTGAAGACCAAGAGGTTTATTCAGATGAGGATACTGATGCTGATACTGTGTTAGAG GAGGATGAGGACGTTACAAAGGAAATGATCCGAGATGAGATTCGGAAAATAAATGATGCTCATATAGAAGATGAAG AATACCCAGATGAAGTGGATACCCCTTTAGATGTTTTGGCTAAAGTGCGTTTTTGCAAGTACCAAGGTCTTAAATCTCTTCGTACTTCTGTGTGGAAGGACAAG ATTCCTCTGCCTCCAGAATATGCTAGAATCTTCTCATTCCATAACTACAAGGCAACACAGAAATACGTGCTTGAAAAGACCATGGACATTGGGCAGTGTGAGTGCGTTCCTGTTGGGTCTTACGCAAGGGTTCACGTACCAGTTGATGTTGCTTTAAGACTCTGTTCTTTGGTGAAGTCAATGCCTGTGGTTGCCAGTGGGCTCTTGGAGCACGAGTCCAAGATGTCTGTTCTCCACTTATGG CATAAAGAACACAAGTCATACCAGTTTCCTATCAAAGGAAAGGAATCTCTAGTTTTTCATGTTGGATTTAGGCAATTTGCTGCTAG GCCAATATTTTCTGCAGATAGCATAAACTCAAATCAGCACAAAATGGAGAAATTTTTACATGAAGGACGGTTTGCGATTGCTTCTGTATATGCCCCAATTTCTTTTCCTCCTTCACCCTTGATAGCCTTAAAGATGGGGAATGGAGAAGTTGGctaccctgctgttgctgctagcGGGTCACTAAAGAGTATTGACCCAGAGAAGATTATACTCAAGAAAATTATATTAACTGG TTACCCGCGAAGGGTGTCTAAGCTAAAAGCTACAGTCCGCTATATGTTTCATGATCCCAGAGATGTATCACATTTTAAG CCCGTTGAAATCTGGACAAAGAATGGCGTTCGCGGTAACATTAAAGAATCTGTCGGTACACATG GAACGATGAAGTGTACTTTCAATCATAGTTTTCAACAACAGGACACCGTCTGTATGAGTTTATTCAAACGTGTATACCCCAAGTGGCCTGAGCATAGATTTCCAATTCTTCTCGATGCTCGAGTGACATGA